One genomic region from Oceanicoccus sp. KOV_DT_Chl encodes:
- a CDS encoding PQQ-dependent dehydrogenase, methanol/ethanol family: MTTHLFCRFISLALLFVSLIVQAIPAEQTIQQSTQVVTTESIANQSDNNWLSYGKDYLEQRFSELNQINTTNIEQLGLAWSFDTDYGRGLEATPLIVDGIMYVSGSWSMVYALDAKTGELIWKFDPQVPKEWTKKACCGVVNRGVALYEGKVFFGTLDARLVALDATTGKKIWDVVTADLSKHAYSITGAPRAAKGKVFIGNGGAEYGARGYVTAYDVNNGEQLWRFYTVPATSEENAGDATQEMAAKTWSGEFWQHGGGGTVWDSIVYDPELDQLYIGVGNGSPWNRRIRSPGGGDNLFLSSIVALNPDNGDYLWHYQETPAETWDYTATQHIMLGAMQWQGERKKVIWHAPKNGFFFIIDRSNGKLLSAEPYTKVNWAAYYDMETGRPVETENADYSQGPVYITPSSVGAHNWQPMTYHPNTGLIYIPAITGMFKYEEVEEYVHQWGHFNTGSNLDQGLLNNDLLAQAIVPKIVAGEVIAWDPVSQKAQWKIPRPQPWNSGLLATAGDLLFQGTGDKRFIAMDVNNGKELWSFDTQVGTIGSPVTYSVDGEQYVAIPAGWGGALGLAGGVEQGRQPAKGRILGFKISGQHQLPPLPEPAPRVQPPARITDDKEILNRGAELYWTYCGICHGQEMVSNGQVPDLRRLPTVFYDNFRQIVMDGAMSKMGMVGFSDVLDEQDFHALQAYTLDQANEDWELSQQPEWWLAIKRWFYDIVASILAWLSFQQL, from the coding sequence GTGACTACTCATTTATTTTGTCGTTTTATTTCGCTGGCATTGTTATTCGTCAGTTTGATTGTGCAGGCGATACCGGCAGAGCAAACTATTCAACAAAGTACTCAGGTTGTTACTACCGAGAGTATTGCTAATCAGAGTGATAATAATTGGTTAAGTTACGGTAAGGACTATCTGGAGCAACGCTTCAGTGAGTTGAATCAGATTAATACCACGAATATTGAGCAGCTAGGTTTGGCTTGGAGTTTTGATACCGATTATGGTCGTGGCCTGGAAGCTACCCCATTAATTGTTGACGGTATTATGTACGTAAGTGGCAGCTGGAGTATGGTTTATGCGCTGGATGCTAAAACCGGTGAATTGATTTGGAAGTTTGATCCGCAAGTGCCAAAGGAATGGACAAAAAAAGCGTGTTGTGGTGTGGTTAATCGTGGCGTTGCACTGTATGAAGGTAAAGTGTTTTTCGGTACTTTAGATGCGCGCCTGGTCGCACTGGATGCCACTACAGGGAAAAAAATATGGGATGTCGTTACTGCTGACCTCAGCAAACATGCTTACAGTATTACTGGTGCGCCTCGCGCGGCCAAAGGCAAAGTCTTTATCGGTAACGGCGGTGCAGAGTATGGCGCGCGAGGATATGTCACCGCTTATGATGTGAATAACGGTGAGCAGCTTTGGCGTTTTTACACGGTGCCAGCAACGTCGGAAGAAAATGCCGGTGATGCTACTCAGGAGATGGCTGCCAAAACCTGGAGCGGGGAGTTTTGGCAACACGGCGGTGGCGGAACTGTCTGGGATTCGATTGTCTACGACCCTGAGCTGGACCAGCTGTATATCGGTGTAGGTAACGGCTCGCCCTGGAATCGAAGAATCCGCAGCCCCGGTGGTGGCGATAATTTATTTTTATCTTCTATTGTCGCTTTAAATCCCGATAACGGTGATTACCTCTGGCATTATCAGGAAACTCCCGCAGAAACCTGGGACTACACCGCCACCCAGCACATCATGTTAGGGGCTATGCAATGGCAGGGTGAACGTAAAAAAGTTATTTGGCATGCCCCCAAAAACGGTTTCTTTTTTATCATTGATCGCAGTAACGGCAAACTACTGTCAGCGGAGCCGTATACTAAAGTGAATTGGGCTGCTTACTATGATATGGAAACAGGCCGTCCTGTGGAAACAGAAAATGCTGACTATAGTCAGGGCCCCGTTTATATTACGCCTTCGTCAGTGGGTGCCCATAACTGGCAGCCAATGACTTATCACCCCAATACCGGTTTGATTTATATCCCTGCAATTACTGGCATGTTCAAGTATGAAGAAGTAGAAGAGTATGTGCATCAATGGGGGCATTTTAATACCGGTTCTAATCTTGACCAGGGCTTGTTAAATAATGATTTATTGGCACAAGCGATTGTGCCAAAAATTGTTGCGGGTGAAGTCATTGCCTGGGATCCCGTGAGCCAAAAAGCGCAGTGGAAAATTCCACGGCCACAGCCATGGAATAGTGGCCTATTGGCGACTGCGGGTGATTTATTATTTCAAGGTACTGGCGATAAACGTTTTATCGCGATGGATGTAAACAATGGCAAAGAATTGTGGAGCTTTGATACCCAGGTGGGCACTATCGGTTCGCCAGTGACTTACAGTGTCGATGGCGAACAATATGTAGCGATTCCTGCAGGTTGGGGGGGCGCTTTGGGCTTGGCGGGTGGTGTTGAGCAAGGTCGGCAACCAGCGAAAGGGCGCATATTGGGTTTTAAAATTAGTGGTCAGCATCAATTGCCGCCATTACCGGAGCCGGCACCAAGAGTGCAGCCGCCTGCCCGCATTACTGATGATAAAGAAATTCTGAACCGGGGTGCCGAGCTGTACTGGACTTACTGTGGTATTTGTCATGGTCAGGAAATGGTCAGCAACGGCCAGGTTCCAGATTTGCGCCGCTTGCCCACGGTATTCTACGATAACTTCCGCCAGATCGTAATGGACGGCGCCATGAGTAAAATGGGTATGGTTGGATTTAGTGACGTGCTTGATGAACAGGATTTTCACGCGCTGCAAGCTTATACCCTGGATCAAGCCAATGAAGACTGGGAACTAAGTCAGCAGCCAGAATGGTGGCTGGCGATCAAGCGCTGGTTTTATGACATCGTGGCATCGATACTGGCGTGGTTAAGTTTTCAGCAGCTCTAG
- a CDS encoding lysophospholipid acyltransferase family protein produces the protein MEYYRTKNNDVSHPGNQHNLSGVSIVILKLIGWRVSGDKPSQPKYVLAAAPHTSNWDFALLLLVCFSLRLDAHWMGKDDIFMQPFKRLMIWLGGIPIDRSKKNNVVEQMVNYFQSVDNLIVIVPPEGTRSKVERWRTGFYHIALNSELPIVLGFIDAANKKVGFGPAFVPTGNVEQDMQDIQSFYQNFQGINPENF, from the coding sequence ATCGAATATTACAGAACTAAAAACAACGATGTTTCTCACCCCGGTAATCAGCACAATCTTTCGGGTGTCTCTATTGTTATTTTAAAATTAATCGGATGGCGGGTTAGTGGTGATAAACCTAGCCAGCCTAAATATGTACTGGCTGCGGCCCCTCATACTAGTAACTGGGACTTCGCTTTACTGCTATTAGTGTGTTTTAGTCTTCGTCTGGACGCACATTGGATGGGCAAAGATGATATTTTTATGCAGCCATTCAAACGTCTAATGATTTGGTTGGGTGGGATTCCCATTGATCGCAGTAAAAAAAATAATGTTGTTGAACAGATGGTAAATTATTTTCAGAGTGTTGATAATTTAATTGTTATTGTGCCGCCAGAAGGGACGCGAAGTAAAGTTGAGCGTTGGCGCACGGGTTTTTATCATATTGCATTGAATAGCGAGCTGCCTATAGTGTTAGGGTTTATCGATGCCGCAAATAAAAAAGTTGGCTTCGGTCCTGCCTTTGTTCCCACCGGTAATGTTGAACAGGATATGCAAGATATTCAGTCTTTCTACCAAAATTTTCAGGGTATCAATCCTGAAAATTTTTAG
- a CDS encoding bifunctional transcriptional activator/DNA repair enzyme AdaA: MKSLQHNKLETQQRHYQLVANALRFIDQHQGEQPELAAIAKHCAISEYHFQRVFTEWAGVSPKQFLQYLTREQARSRLLDGASLLKAAGDSGLSSSSRLHDLFVSLDAVTPGEIKNGGNGITFIYGVHPSPFGLCFIALTERGIHRLDFIEQPQDIEYLLEALQRQWPLAILEENQASSAIVVTQVFSKSPRPLSSPLKLWVNGTQFQFKVWEALLRIPSGAVASYAEVAKAINQPTAARAVGSAVGKNPIALLIPCHRVIQGMGELGHYRWNPIRKKAMLGWEASLKVDEC; this comes from the coding sequence ATGAAATCCCTACAGCACAACAAGCTAGAAACGCAGCAACGCCACTATCAACTGGTGGCCAATGCCTTGCGCTTTATCGACCAGCACCAGGGCGAACAGCCAGAACTAGCCGCTATTGCCAAGCACTGTGCGATTAGCGAATACCACTTCCAACGAGTCTTTACAGAATGGGCCGGCGTCAGTCCAAAACAGTTCTTGCAATATCTCACCCGGGAACAGGCCCGGAGTAGATTACTGGATGGTGCCAGTCTATTGAAAGCAGCTGGCGATAGCGGCCTGTCCTCGAGCAGCCGCCTGCACGATCTTTTTGTTAGCCTGGATGCCGTAACGCCGGGCGAAATAAAAAACGGTGGCAATGGCATAACATTTATCTACGGAGTACATCCCAGCCCCTTTGGTTTGTGTTTTATCGCACTGACTGAGCGCGGCATTCATCGGCTGGATTTTATTGAACAACCTCAAGACATAGAATATTTGTTAGAGGCGTTACAGCGCCAGTGGCCGTTAGCGATATTAGAAGAAAACCAAGCCAGCTCAGCAATTGTAGTGACACAGGTTTTTTCAAAATCGCCACGACCGTTATCCTCACCGCTGAAACTATGGGTTAATGGTACCCAGTTTCAATTCAAGGTTTGGGAAGCTTTGCTGAGAATTCCATCGGGTGCTGTCGCTAGCTATGCCGAGGTTGCCAAGGCGATCAACCAACCTACTGCGGCCAGAGCGGTCGGCAGTGCTGTCGGAAAAAACCCCATAGCATTACTGATTCCCTGCCACCGGGTGATCCAGGGAATGGGGGAATTAGGTCACTACCGCTGGAACCCTATTCGCAAAAAAGCGATGCTAGGCTGGGAAGCTAGCCTTAAAGTTGACGAGTGTTAA
- a CDS encoding nitroreductase family protein: protein MDALTLLHGRNSAPRLTEPAPEGAELASMFKAAFRAPDHSWLRPWRFLTLRGEARNSLGELLVTATQARRRAAGEAPLSAEEMVKLAAKPLRAPLIIIVIAAIKAHPKVPAVEQLISAGCAAHSLLLAAHAQGYAGVWRTGDNAYDDIVKDGLGIATTEELVGFVYLGSVDGNYKPLRELDPRDFVSEWP, encoded by the coding sequence ATGGATGCACTAACGCTATTACATGGTCGCAATTCAGCACCAAGGTTAACCGAGCCAGCCCCTGAGGGCGCTGAGTTAGCGTCGATGTTTAAAGCCGCTTTTCGTGCACCAGACCACTCCTGGCTTAGACCCTGGCGTTTTTTAACCCTGCGCGGTGAGGCGCGTAACTCGCTAGGAGAGTTATTAGTAACAGCTACTCAGGCTAGAAGGCGGGCTGCGGGGGAGGCGCCACTGTCAGCAGAAGAAATGGTTAAACTGGCTGCGAAACCGTTGCGAGCGCCCCTGATTATTATTGTTATCGCGGCCATAAAGGCGCACCCCAAGGTACCTGCGGTAGAGCAGCTGATATCTGCGGGTTGTGCGGCCCATAGCCTATTGCTGGCGGCGCATGCACAAGGATATGCAGGTGTATGGCGGACCGGTGATAATGCTTATGATGACATCGTTAAAGACGGGTTAGGAATTGCAACAACAGAGGAATTGGTCGGCTTTGTATATTTGGGCAGTGTAGATGGCAACTATAAACCATTGCGTGAATTAGACCCTAGGGACTTTGTCAGCGAGTGGCCTTGA
- a CDS encoding HD-GYP domain-containing protein, translating into MKKTIVRPGRTIQENKKTPIPVSGLKVGMYVSELDRPWLETPFILQGFKITSLEEIETIAEHCEFVYVEGYEDTWAAAEERTSSVKSSKTKVKPYTTSATNKQEFSRASAAHSTATQLTRSFMDDVRLGQGINIKDVKSSVSECVSSIMRNPDAMMWMSKIRKKDEYTSEHSVNVGLLAITFGRHLGASEEDLNKLGLAGMLHDVGKMRTPNEVLNKEGQLTNEEFDIMKFHAQHGRDILIAHKDVYHGAVDVAYSHHEALDGTGYPRKIKAAGITDFTRIVTLCDVYDAITSERVYKKGRSSLEALKILYQNKGTKYDEKLVGEFISCIGLYPPGSIVELQNGQVGIVISTNYRNRHLPKVLLLRDESKMPVPEKVINLERFAQSNELGNMIKTVIPNGSHGIRIESYIQKGLTID; encoded by the coding sequence GTGAAAAAAACCATTGTCCGGCCCGGCCGCACTATTCAGGAAAACAAAAAAACACCCATTCCAGTATCTGGTTTAAAGGTGGGGATGTATGTTTCCGAATTAGACCGCCCTTGGTTAGAAACGCCTTTTATTTTACAGGGTTTTAAAATTACCAGTTTGGAAGAAATTGAGACTATCGCAGAACATTGCGAATTTGTTTACGTCGAGGGCTATGAAGACACTTGGGCCGCTGCCGAGGAGCGGACTAGTAGTGTAAAAAGCAGCAAAACTAAAGTGAAACCTTACACCACTTCGGCGACTAACAAACAAGAGTTTTCTCGCGCAAGCGCCGCCCACTCTACCGCAACCCAATTAACGCGTTCCTTTATGGACGATGTCAGGCTCGGCCAAGGTATCAATATTAAAGACGTTAAATCCAGCGTCTCGGAATGTGTATCGAGTATCATGCGCAATCCGGATGCCATGATGTGGATGTCCAAAATTCGAAAAAAAGATGAGTACACCTCGGAACACTCCGTCAATGTCGGCTTGCTGGCAATTACCTTTGGTCGCCATTTAGGCGCAAGTGAAGAAGACCTCAACAAACTGGGGCTTGCCGGGATGCTGCATGACGTTGGAAAAATGCGTACGCCTAACGAAGTACTCAACAAAGAGGGCCAGCTAACCAACGAAGAATTCGACATCATGAAGTTTCACGCCCAACATGGTCGAGATATTCTGATTGCCCATAAAGATGTTTACCACGGCGCGGTGGATGTCGCCTACAGCCATCACGAAGCGCTGGACGGCACTGGCTATCCGCGCAAAATCAAAGCTGCAGGGATCACTGACTTTACCCGTATCGTGACACTTTGTGATGTTTACGACGCTATAACCAGCGAACGGGTTTACAAGAAAGGCCGTTCATCGTTGGAAGCACTGAAAATACTGTATCAAAACAAGGGCACTAAATACGATGAAAAACTGGTCGGTGAATTTATTAGCTGTATTGGCTTATATCCGCCCGGCAGTATTGTTGAGCTGCAAAACGGTCAGGTCGGTATTGTTATCAGTACTAACTACCGCAACCGCCACTTACCAAAAGTGTTATTACTGCGCGATGAAAGTAAAATGCCTGTACCTGAGAAGGTCATCAATCTGGAACGGTTTGCCCAATCCAATGAACTGGGCAACATGATTAAAACGGTTATTCCCAATGGCTCCCATGGGATCCGCATCGAGAGCTATATTCAGAAAGGTTTAACGATTGACTAA
- a CDS encoding muconolactone Delta-isomerase family protein — MLFMLTMSLRPVPKEEYLAKGRLENEYTQQLMAQGIIQQFHVTQDHRQYWIVFSVDSEDMLITTLNKFPFYPYFDFQYHPVTDMVAAVADGMVDPNLE; from the coding sequence ATGTTATTCATGCTGACGATGAGTTTGCGACCAGTACCTAAAGAGGAATATTTGGCGAAAGGGCGTTTGGAAAATGAATATACCCAGCAATTAATGGCACAGGGTATTATTCAGCAATTTCACGTTACGCAAGATCATCGCCAGTACTGGATTGTTTTTTCCGTCGATAGCGAAGACATGCTAATCACCACCTTAAATAAATTTCCTTTTTATCCATATTTTGATTTTCAATATCATCCGGTAACGGATATGGTCGCAGCAGTTGCTGACGGTATGGTTGACCCAAACCTTGAGTAA
- a CDS encoding PQQ-dependent dehydrogenase, methanol/ethanol family: MLLKINLLAVLAFVSSLVLAVPVTDQRLDNASAEAESANWLSHGRSYREMRYSPLQKINRSNVDQLGLGWFFETDDASGLQATPIVADGVMYFSAAWNVVYALDAKSGEMLWKYDPHVPRETSFKYCCGVVNRGVAIWQDKIFMGTLDGRLIAINADSGLLEWQVQTTDPAKPYSITGAPRIVNGKVVIGNGGSEYGVRGYVTAYSAETGEQVWRFYTIPGNPADGFENEQMALAAKTWTGEWWKMGGGGTVWDSIAFDPELNLLYLGVGNGAPHNQQIRSPGGGDNLFLTSIVALNPDTGEYVWHYQQVNGESWDYTATQQMVLLDIDWHGQPRKVIMQAPKAGFFYIIDRITGELLSAEPYVKVSWASEYNMETGRPIENIEARYLDGEKVLVFPTGLGGHNWHSMSYSLQTGLMYIPAMDFGTEFQTEKDFVYSPRHWNVGYSTAGPPGAHLLNQALIKNVPKGFLLAWDPIKQQEAWRVPYPTLGNGGTLATAGQLVFQGNNEGQFFAYDAVNGEQLWSAPVQNGIMAAPVAYSVDGEQYVSVLVGRGGGLSMILGIEHDVANINGRVVTYKLGGEKKLPAIAKPQPVPEPPAKMPVSEQQLQQGMALYNKYCARCHGVNAVSDGSVPDLRYLPAVWHQNFNQVVLHGMMEKAGMPRFDDVLNDETVEYVHAYLIARAHEQKELREQSGWWVELQSWVYTKFAQLLALLMAEA, encoded by the coding sequence GTGTTACTCAAAATAAATTTACTTGCGGTGTTAGCCTTTGTGTCTTCATTGGTATTGGCTGTACCGGTCACTGATCAGCGTTTGGATAATGCCAGCGCAGAAGCGGAATCGGCTAACTGGTTAAGTCATGGTCGCAGTTATCGCGAAATGCGTTATAGCCCCTTGCAAAAAATAAATCGAAGCAACGTTGATCAGCTGGGTTTGGGTTGGTTTTTTGAAACTGATGATGCTTCCGGGTTGCAAGCAACCCCAATCGTAGCTGATGGGGTGATGTATTTTTCAGCTGCGTGGAATGTCGTGTATGCGCTGGATGCTAAAAGCGGTGAAATGCTGTGGAAATATGATCCGCATGTTCCAAGAGAAACATCGTTTAAATATTGTTGCGGTGTAGTTAATCGTGGCGTTGCGATTTGGCAAGATAAAATATTTATGGGCACACTTGATGGCCGCTTGATTGCTATCAATGCCGACAGTGGTTTGCTGGAGTGGCAAGTGCAAACTACTGACCCCGCCAAACCTTACAGTATTACCGGTGCCCCTCGTATCGTTAATGGTAAAGTCGTGATAGGTAACGGCGGTTCCGAGTACGGTGTTAGGGGTTATGTAACTGCCTACTCTGCTGAAACGGGTGAGCAAGTCTGGCGGTTTTATACTATCCCGGGCAACCCCGCCGATGGTTTTGAAAATGAGCAAATGGCATTGGCAGCAAAAACCTGGACAGGCGAATGGTGGAAAATGGGTGGCGGCGGTACCGTTTGGGATTCTATCGCCTTTGATCCCGAATTGAATTTACTGTATCTCGGCGTGGGTAATGGCGCACCACACAATCAACAAATTCGCAGCCCGGGCGGCGGCGATAATTTATTTTTAACATCAATTGTTGCGTTAAATCCCGATACGGGTGAATACGTTTGGCACTATCAGCAGGTTAATGGTGAGAGTTGGGATTACACTGCGACTCAGCAAATGGTGTTGTTGGATATTGATTGGCATGGTCAGCCGCGCAAGGTCATCATGCAAGCTCCCAAGGCTGGATTTTTTTATATTATTGATCGCATAACAGGCGAATTATTATCTGCTGAACCTTATGTCAAAGTGAGTTGGGCCAGCGAATATAATATGGAAACCGGGCGGCCTATCGAAAATATTGAGGCGCGTTATCTTGATGGTGAGAAAGTGCTTGTGTTTCCCACAGGTTTGGGCGGGCATAACTGGCATTCCATGTCCTACAGTTTGCAGACCGGGTTGATGTATATTCCCGCTATGGATTTTGGCACCGAATTTCAAACGGAAAAGGATTTTGTCTATAGTCCGCGACACTGGAATGTAGGTTACAGCACGGCGGGTCCGCCTGGTGCTCACTTACTGAATCAAGCATTGATTAAAAATGTCCCCAAAGGCTTTTTGTTAGCATGGGATCCCATTAAACAGCAAGAAGCGTGGCGAGTACCATACCCGACGCTGGGTAATGGCGGTACCTTGGCTACTGCGGGGCAGCTAGTTTTTCAGGGCAATAATGAAGGTCAGTTTTTTGCGTATGATGCGGTCAATGGTGAGCAATTATGGTCAGCACCTGTACAAAACGGGATCATGGCTGCGCCAGTGGCTTATAGTGTAGATGGCGAACAATATGTGTCAGTGCTAGTCGGTCGCGGTGGCGGCTTGAGCATGATTTTAGGTATTGAGCATGACGTAGCCAATATCAATGGTCGCGTAGTGACGTATAAATTAGGGGGTGAAAAAAAGTTACCCGCTATTGCGAAACCACAACCGGTACCAGAGCCGCCAGCAAAAATGCCTGTCAGCGAACAACAATTACAGCAAGGTATGGCTTTATATAATAAGTACTGTGCACGCTGTCATGGTGTTAATGCAGTAAGTGACGGTTCGGTACCAGACTTACGTTATTTGCCGGCGGTATGGCATCAGAATTTTAATCAGGTTGTGCTGCACGGGATGATGGAAAAAGCGGGTATGCCTCGCTTTGATGATGTGTTAAATGATGAAACTGTCGAATATGTCCATGCTTATTTGATTGCGCGCGCTCACGAGCAAAAAGAATTACGTGAGCAGTCTGGTTGGTGGGTTGAGTTGCAAAGCTGGGTGTATACAAAGTTTGCTCAATTATTGGCGCTGTTAATGGCGGAAGCATAA
- a CDS encoding FkbM family methyltransferase, protein MNSDRKCPLQISGLDKPVELWVHGDGDLHVSKAIADTGIWEAFETQLILERLNAGDCFIDVGANLGYYTVLAANKVGPQGYVGAFEPEPNNFRLLLKNISANGVDFVDAVNAGLADKHSAGQLFLNKTNFGDHQIYDAGEQRDCCDIQLLNGSDYLQGKAKTVDLLKIDTQGAESKVIAGLLPILSQSGQGLSIIIEFWPYGLRKSGSSAHRLLDMLMTLHLPIHIIDHIAHQLVPCTEQQLREWVDMVDAIPEDQGFMNILLGA, encoded by the coding sequence GTGAACAGTGATAGAAAATGTCCATTACAGATTAGTGGTCTGGATAAGCCAGTTGAGCTTTGGGTCCATGGCGATGGTGATTTGCATGTCTCCAAGGCGATTGCTGACACGGGTATTTGGGAAGCTTTTGAAACGCAGCTAATACTGGAGCGTTTAAATGCCGGCGATTGTTTTATTGATGTCGGTGCTAATCTTGGCTACTACACGGTATTGGCCGCAAATAAAGTCGGCCCACAAGGATATGTCGGCGCATTTGAACCCGAACCCAATAATTTTCGATTATTACTAAAAAATATTAGCGCTAATGGCGTCGATTTTGTGGATGCCGTGAATGCTGGTCTAGCTGATAAGCATTCAGCAGGACAATTATTTCTTAATAAAACCAATTTCGGTGATCACCAAATTTACGATGCTGGAGAGCAGCGCGATTGCTGCGATATTCAATTGCTGAATGGCAGTGATTACCTGCAAGGAAAAGCCAAAACTGTCGATTTGTTAAAAATTGATACGCAGGGTGCAGAGTCAAAAGTCATTGCTGGTTTGCTGCCAATACTCAGTCAATCGGGGCAGGGTTTGAGTATTATTATTGAGTTTTGGCCCTATGGTTTACGCAAATCCGGTTCTAGTGCGCATCGGTTATTGGATATGTTGATGACCTTGCATTTACCCATTCATATTATCGATCATATAGCGCATCAGCTAGTGCCCTGTACAGAGCAGCAGTTACGGGAGTGGGTCGATATGGTGGATGCCATCCCTGAGGATCAGGGCTTTATGAATATTCTTTTGGGTGCGTGA
- a CDS encoding SRPBCC family protein: MSTLIKRSIFALGLVLVLVLANNNVCSECLMSKEVSSEVVVKLSVVEAWKKLQDLSLAHNYVPGLVKTEITTEQKQGVGASRMVYQTETKGIDETVIEWEEGQGFLIRLHRGEKGAPPPFKDAFFRYQILPGADENTAVLKNTMRYTMGMGFFGDLLEKLMLKNIFKGVIRDVTISQKIFYETGEKVTPERLKQAKADFKAASK, from the coding sequence ATGTCTACCCTAATAAAACGATCAATATTCGCACTGGGTTTGGTGTTGGTGCTGGTGTTGGCTAATAATAATGTGTGTTCGGAGTGTCTCATGAGTAAAGAAGTATCTAGCGAGGTTGTGGTAAAGCTGTCAGTGGTAGAGGCCTGGAAAAAATTGCAGGATTTATCGCTGGCGCATAACTATGTGCCGGGCTTAGTTAAAACCGAGATCACTACTGAGCAAAAACAGGGTGTGGGTGCCAGCCGAATGGTGTATCAGACTGAGACCAAGGGTATTGATGAAACGGTGATTGAATGGGAAGAGGGCCAAGGTTTTTTGATACGGTTGCATCGCGGTGAAAAGGGGGCGCCGCCGCCCTTTAAAGACGCTTTTTTTCGTTACCAAATTCTACCTGGTGCTGATGAGAATACCGCCGTATTGAAAAACACCATGCGCTATACCATGGGAATGGGATTTTTTGGTGACTTGCTGGAAAAATTAATGCTAAAGAATATTTTTAAAGGTGTGATTCGTGACGTTACCATTAGCCAAAAAATATTTTATGAAACCGGTGAAAAAGTTACGCCGGAAAGATTAAAGCAGGCTAAGGCTGATTTTAAAGCTGCGTCAAAATAG
- a CDS encoding PilZ domain-containing protein, translated as MRRFVRHPTDIPIAVTVTAASSGCSMTSVSQGGLSCEVATQVAVGSMVNVAIPSVSPPYYGNAEVMWCRQCGEHFEIGLQFTDQEEAFKARMVQQVCQIEHYKNMVFEREGRWMDGDEAAAEWIQKYAADFSQH; from the coding sequence ATGAGGCGTTTTGTTCGGCACCCAACAGATATCCCAATCGCTGTGACGGTTACCGCCGCTTCGTCGGGTTGTAGTATGACTTCAGTCAGTCAAGGCGGCTTGTCTTGCGAAGTCGCTACGCAGGTGGCTGTTGGCAGCATGGTGAACGTAGCAATCCCCTCTGTTTCCCCTCCTTACTATGGTAATGCTGAAGTCATGTGGTGCCGCCAATGTGGTGAGCATTTCGAAATTGGTCTGCAATTTACAGATCAGGAAGAAGCCTTTAAAGCGCGAATGGTGCAGCAGGTCTGTCAGATAGAGCACTATAAAAACATGGTGTTTGAGCGCGAAGGACGATGGATGGATGGTGATGAAGCCGCTGCAGAATGGATTCAAAAGTACGCTGCAGATTTTAGTCAGCACTAA